A section of the Deinococcus taeanensis genome encodes:
- a CDS encoding YidC/Oxa1 family membrane protein insertase — MKTRHLLPLTALGGMLLLSGCGQTGPLPTFGKAITPEWITADFDGVRGDEFIATSNLQDVVFNARGEIIGWYVKGYAGTPYIKRKSDGTYDFSALSNQKGIVNMVSGRKALAVQGKGLDPAQAAEASAPTGLSTNLKANRQDAVFRYTQGGATITKTVTLHPRNFKIDVKTEVTGGPDRVNLLFPGLGKADNPRVQAYATGGTQPAAAQGTGTLTVENVQYAALQENPSQVAHALILRPQGSTRVNATLTGGAQGLIAASVPASSSLEVYGGKNELIHLYQSGYTELPGLFKPNFFGQISLLIVKLMEQLYKLIGNWGLVLVVLTILLRAVMWPLMQAQGRTQARMQIMQPKIKEIQDKYKDRKDMDSQRAMQAEMQQLYRDYSFNPAGCFSTFIPFPVLIALWSTIRNFEFDSGFLWLPDLAIPDPFYLLAVVYLIVNIGQLYVMTRKNPDMFRQQAMIYLVFLYFALTFPAGVTIYIILSTLIGIGQQILINRQVEKETATIGQRLEKTAARPATKPKASRTIDAPKK; from the coding sequence ATGAAGACAAGACACCTGCTTCCCCTGACGGCCCTGGGCGGCATGCTGCTGCTCAGCGGCTGCGGCCAGACCGGCCCCCTTCCCACCTTCGGCAAGGCCATCACGCCCGAATGGATCACGGCGGATTTCGACGGCGTGCGCGGCGACGAGTTCATCGCCACCAGCAACCTGCAGGACGTGGTGTTCAACGCCCGCGGCGAGATTATCGGCTGGTACGTCAAGGGGTACGCCGGCACCCCCTACATCAAGAGAAAGTCGGACGGCACCTACGACTTCAGCGCCCTGAGCAACCAGAAAGGCATCGTGAACATGGTGTCCGGCCGCAAGGCCCTGGCCGTCCAGGGCAAAGGACTTGACCCTGCCCAGGCAGCCGAGGCCAGCGCCCCCACCGGCCTGAGCACCAACCTGAAAGCCAACCGGCAGGACGCCGTGTTCCGCTACACGCAGGGCGGCGCGACCATCACGAAAACCGTCACGCTGCACCCCCGCAACTTCAAGATCGACGTGAAGACCGAAGTGACGGGCGGCCCCGACCGCGTCAACCTGCTTTTCCCGGGCCTCGGCAAGGCCGACAACCCGCGCGTACAGGCTTACGCCACGGGCGGCACGCAGCCCGCCGCGGCCCAGGGCACTGGTACGCTGACCGTTGAGAACGTGCAGTACGCCGCCCTGCAGGAGAACCCCAGTCAGGTGGCGCACGCCCTGATCCTGCGCCCGCAGGGGAGCACGCGGGTGAACGCCACCCTGACCGGCGGCGCGCAGGGGCTGATCGCAGCGTCCGTTCCGGCCAGCAGCAGCCTTGAGGTGTACGGCGGGAAGAACGAACTGATCCACCTCTACCAGAGCGGTTACACCGAACTGCCGGGCCTGTTCAAACCCAATTTCTTTGGGCAGATCAGCCTGTTGATCGTGAAGCTGATGGAACAGCTGTACAAGCTCATCGGCAACTGGGGCCTGGTGCTGGTCGTCCTGACCATCCTGCTGCGCGCCGTGATGTGGCCGCTCATGCAGGCGCAGGGCCGCACGCAGGCACGCATGCAGATCATGCAGCCCAAGATCAAGGAGATTCAGGACAAGTACAAAGACCGCAAGGACATGGACTCCCAGCGGGCCATGCAGGCCGAGATGCAACAGCTGTACCGCGACTACAGCTTCAACCCGGCCGGGTGCTTCTCCACGTTTATTCCGTTCCCCGTGCTGATCGCCCTGTGGTCCACCATCCGCAACTTCGAGTTCGACAGCGGCTTCCTGTGGCTCCCGGACCTCGCCATTCCCGACCCGTTCTACCTGCTGGCCGTGGTGTACCTGATCGTGAATATCGGGCAGCTGTACGTCATGACCCGCAAGAACCCCGACATGTTCCGCCAGCAGGCCATGATCTACCTGGTCTTCCTGTACTTCGCCCTGACCTTCCCGGCCGGCGTGACCATCTACATCATCCTGTCCACCCTGATCGGCATCGGGCAGCAGATCCTGATCAACCGGCAGGTGGAGAAGGAAACGGCCACCATCGGCCAGCGGCTCGAGAAGACCGCGGCGCGCCCGGCCACCAAGCCCAAGGCCAGCCGCACCATCGACGCACCCAAAAAGTAA
- the yidD gene encoding membrane protein insertion efficiency factor YidD, translating to MSGPRRLLVRAVRSYQQHLSPRKPAPTCRFTPSCSEYAAQALERHGALKGSWLAAWRVMRCNPLVPGGFDPVPEHFPTRHPHTP from the coding sequence GTGAGCGGCCCCCGGCGCCTGCTGGTGCGGGCCGTCCGCTCGTACCAGCAGCACCTTTCACCCCGCAAGCCTGCCCCGACCTGCCGGTTCACCCCGAGCTGCTCGGAGTACGCCGCGCAGGCCCTTGAGCGGCACGGCGCGCTGAAAGGCAGCTGGCTGGCCGCGTGGCGCGTCATGCGCTGCAATCCCCTGGTGCCCGGCGGGTTCGATCCCGTTCCCGAGCACTTCCCCACGAGGCACCCCCACACCCCATGA
- the rpmH gene encoding 50S ribosomal protein L34, with translation MKRTYQPNVRKRAKTHGFRARMKTKSGRNILARRRAKGRHQLTVADE, from the coding sequence ATGAAGCGTACCTACCAGCCCAACGTCCGCAAGCGGGCCAAGACCCACGGTTTCCGCGCCCGCATGAAGACCAAGTCCGGCCGTAACATCCTCGCGCGCCGCCGCGCGAAGGGCCGTCACCAGCTCACCGTCGCCGACGAGTAA
- a CDS encoding MarR family winged helix-turn-helix transcriptional regulator: MTSSPPVPTPLPHTDDLYSLVRLILRLSRRVHHVLDDPLETALGLNTKELVVLATIMDGAATPGAVAQAQNLPAPTVTRMITKLVQAGLVQRFTDPSDLRLQRLELTAQGQATRARTRAVAQDVVHAHFGHLPPERVQAALNALQALDQALHGGPA; the protein is encoded by the coding sequence ATGACTAGTAGTCCCCCGGTGCCCACCCCACTCCCCCACACAGACGACCTCTACAGCCTCGTCCGGCTGATCCTGCGCCTCTCCCGGCGCGTTCACCACGTGCTCGACGACCCGCTCGAAACCGCGCTCGGCCTGAACACCAAGGAACTCGTCGTGCTCGCCACCATCATGGACGGCGCCGCCACCCCCGGCGCCGTCGCCCAGGCCCAGAATCTCCCCGCCCCCACCGTGACCCGCATGATCACCAAACTCGTGCAGGCCGGCCTCGTGCAGCGCTTCACCGACCCCAGCGACCTGCGCCTGCAACGCCTTGAACTCACCGCACAGGGCCAGGCCACCCGCGCCCGGACCCGCGCCGTCGCACAGGACGTCGTCCACGCCCACTTCGGCCACCTGCCGCCCGAACGCGTGCAGGCCGCCCTGAACGCCCTGCAGGCCCTCGACCAGGCGCTACACGGAGGCCCCGCATGA
- a CDS encoding ComEA family DNA-binding protein, whose product MLDVKDPWTALLMAGVLVTGVVTVGPAVRPTPRAPTVTRAALSAPTPAAPVSAEPPVYPTTASVQPLISGRVNLNTASAEQLEALPKVGPALAARIMAARPYRSLADLDRVKGVGAATLHTLTPLVTF is encoded by the coding sequence ATGCTTGACGTGAAGGACCCCTGGACGGCCCTGCTTATGGCCGGGGTGCTGGTCACGGGCGTGGTGACGGTGGGCCCGGCCGTGCGCCCCACGCCCCGCGCGCCCACCGTGACGCGCGCCGCGCTGAGTGCCCCCACGCCGGCCGCGCCGGTGAGCGCCGAACCGCCGGTGTACCCCACCACCGCCAGTGTGCAACCCCTGATTTCCGGCCGCGTGAACCTGAACACCGCCAGCGCCGAGCAGCTTGAGGCCCTGCCGAAGGTGGGGCCAGCGCTGGCCGCGCGGATCATGGCCGCCCGCCCCTACCGGTCCCTGGCGGACCTGGACCGCGTGAAAGGCGTCGGGGCCGCCACACTGCACACCCTGACGCCCCTGGTGACGTTCTGA
- a CDS encoding DNA internalization-related competence protein ComEC/Rec2, whose translation MGGVLLATGSPWGLAPLALGAALPLWHASPALLLLTLLGAGAGWTSAHSLQTRPDPLAPWVGAQVTLSGEWDGQFLTLSEPRARVAVSPKPTQGPGALVVAGRLVAPEGRRLPGGFDQAAWLRAQGGLLLPTPGAVLVGARVKRHAPEGGLRGWFRRGLTAGLGPTQAALMQAVELGDRGDISREAFGDGVAVQDAFTRAGLAHLMALSGQNVALITAVLVGLLVRLGAAPVWRFGLPGALLAPYLLLVQPSPSITRAVIMGGVVLLALAVGRGRPDPLGVIALAALACLLLFPLWLTDVGFQLSFLAVLALTQAQRLASRLPERWPRALRLALSATLLAELGTLPVVAGTFGQVPLVGLPANLLAEGLMAALVPLGFLAGLLGPAGGLVNVLTGPLASLLLLVAQTFGHAPVLTWGAVGMGGLLGAATVLAAGWLWLLGRIPARVLVGCALACMLLTALPGWLRPAREVVFLDVGQGDSTLVRLPDLTVLIDAGGSVGSGFDVGERTVVPALRALGVRKIDVLVATHADTDHIEGAAGVLRALPVGEVWIGHRKADDPVLDAVLLAARERRVPVREVRRGDQVQASGAALTVLWPAGPKWSAEDNENSVALLLESRGWRAAFLGDLPDPVEGQLGLGHVDVLKAAHHGSRHSSGAAFLAQVTPADTVISVGRNTYGHPHADVLERLGAAHSRVWRTDQAGTVRWPIP comes from the coding sequence ATGGGCGGCGTTCTGCTGGCGACGGGAAGCCCCTGGGGTCTGGCGCCGCTTGCGCTGGGCGCAGCCCTGCCCCTGTGGCACGCAAGTCCGGCCCTGCTGCTGCTGACCCTGCTGGGTGCGGGGGCCGGCTGGACTTCGGCGCACAGCCTCCAGACGCGGCCCGACCCGCTGGCCCCCTGGGTGGGCGCTCAGGTGACCCTGTCGGGCGAGTGGGACGGGCAGTTCCTGACGCTGAGTGAGCCGCGGGCGCGCGTGGCCGTGTCCCCCAAGCCCACGCAGGGCCCGGGCGCCCTGGTGGTGGCGGGGCGCCTCGTGGCGCCGGAAGGGCGACGCCTTCCGGGTGGTTTCGATCAGGCGGCGTGGCTGCGCGCGCAGGGCGGCCTGCTGCTGCCCACGCCGGGCGCGGTGCTCGTGGGCGCCCGGGTCAAGCGGCACGCGCCGGAAGGGGGGCTGCGTGGCTGGTTCCGCCGCGGGCTCACGGCGGGGCTGGGCCCCACCCAGGCCGCGCTGATGCAGGCCGTGGAGCTCGGTGACCGCGGCGACATCAGCCGCGAGGCATTCGGGGACGGTGTGGCAGTGCAGGACGCGTTCACGCGCGCCGGCCTGGCCCACCTGATGGCGCTGTCCGGGCAGAACGTCGCGCTGATCACGGCAGTCCTGGTGGGGCTGCTGGTGCGTCTGGGGGCCGCGCCCGTGTGGCGGTTCGGGCTGCCGGGCGCGCTGCTCGCGCCGTACCTGCTGCTGGTGCAGCCGTCGCCAAGCATCACGCGGGCCGTGATCATGGGGGGCGTGGTGCTGCTGGCCTTGGCAGTGGGGCGTGGCCGGCCGGACCCGCTGGGCGTGATCGCGCTGGCGGCCCTGGCGTGCCTGCTGCTGTTCCCGCTGTGGCTGACGGACGTGGGCTTCCAGCTGTCCTTCCTGGCTGTCCTGGCGCTCACACAGGCCCAGCGGCTCGCCTCCCGCCTTCCGGAACGCTGGCCGCGTGCCCTGCGCCTGGCGCTGTCCGCCACGCTCCTGGCGGAACTGGGCACCCTGCCGGTCGTGGCCGGGACCTTCGGACAGGTGCCGCTTGTGGGCCTGCCCGCCAACCTTCTCGCGGAGGGCCTCATGGCGGCGCTCGTGCCACTGGGCTTCCTGGCGGGCCTGCTGGGGCCGGCCGGTGGGCTGGTGAATGTGCTGACCGGTCCGTTGGCGTCGCTGCTGCTGCTTGTCGCGCAGACCTTCGGGCACGCGCCGGTGCTGACGTGGGGCGCCGTCGGGATGGGCGGCCTGCTGGGGGCCGCGACGGTGCTGGCCGCCGGGTGGCTGTGGCTGCTGGGGCGCATTCCGGCGCGCGTGCTCGTCGGGTGTGCGCTGGCCTGCATGCTGCTCACGGCGCTGCCCGGCTGGCTGCGCCCCGCGCGGGAGGTGGTGTTCCTGGATGTGGGGCAGGGGGACAGCACGCTGGTCCGCCTGCCGGACCTCACGGTGCTCATCGATGCGGGCGGGTCCGTGGGCAGCGGGTTCGACGTGGGGGAACGCACGGTGGTGCCGGCGCTGCGGGCGCTGGGGGTGCGGAAGATTGACGTGCTGGTCGCCACGCACGCGGACACCGATCACATCGAGGGGGCTGCGGGCGTGCTGCGGGCCCTGCCGGTCGGGGAGGTGTGGATCGGGCACCGCAAGGCGGACGACCCGGTGCTGGACGCGGTGCTGCTGGCCGCCCGGGAGCGGCGCGTGCCGGTGCGGGAGGTGCGGCGTGGGGATCAGGTTCAGGCGTCCGGCGCGGCCCTGACGGTCCTGTGGCCGGCCGGGCCGAAGTGGAGCGCGGAGGACAACGAGAACAGCGTCGCGCTGCTGCTCGAATCGCGCGGGTGGCGCGCCGCGTTCCTCGGTGACCTGCCGGACCCGGTTGAGGGTCAGCTGGGCCTGGGCCACGTGGACGTGCTGAAGGCCGCGCATCACGGCAGCCGCCACAGCAGCGGCGCGGCTTTCCTGGCGCAGGTGACGCCGGCAGACACGGTGATCAGTGTGGGGCGCAACACGTACGGTCACCCGCATGCCGACGTGCTGGAACGTCTGGGGGCGGCGCACTCGCGGGTGTGGCGCACCGACCAGGCGGGCACGGTTCGCTGGCCCATTCCTTAG
- a CDS encoding heavy metal translocating P-type ATPase produces MITSTLTSIHHHSAPPLTLSPALKTAVLLTTLTLLGLLAGLTGQHLLHQPALTWAGYLTAFLAGGIPAGREALHALFTAHKLDVDLLMVLAALGAASIGQTADGATLLFLFSLSNTLQDWALGRTSSAIQSLITLNPEGATVRRAGTERWCTLDELQVGDLLIVKPGERVAADARVTRGQTSVDESSITGESVPVDKAPGSALASGTVNLNGSVEAQVLRPAGDSTLARLVALMEQAQTQKSRTESITERWESPYAMTVLALVPAVFALLHLGFGLNVTEAWVRAMTFMVVASPCAVVISTPAVMLSAMAAAARAGVLFKSSAALDALGGVQTIAFDKTGTLTQARMTLTHVTAPDKPAALALAAGLEVHSEHPIAQAIVTAAREQGLTPVTVTGAQAVPGQGLEARLPGGRIVWAGNLRLAARHGAALSAAQHTVLDDLSRQGSSSVIVGAGQDVLGLMGVADALRPGSRAALNALKGSGVAHRVMLTGDREEVARSVAAQVGLTEYRAGLLPEDKLRLIAELPGPVAMVGDGVNDAPALARADLGIAVASGTDVALESADVILMRSDLSTLAGAVRLARAARRTVILNLSFAFAVILLVAPLAVAGRIPLPLGVLAHEGGTVIVVLMGLRLLRFRL; encoded by the coding sequence TTGATCACCTCAACCCTCACTTCCATCCACCATCACAGCGCGCCGCCCCTCACCCTCTCCCCTGCCCTGAAGACAGCCGTGCTGCTGACCACGCTCACGCTGCTGGGCCTCCTTGCGGGCCTCACCGGCCAGCACCTGCTGCACCAGCCCGCCCTCACCTGGGCCGGGTACCTCACCGCGTTTCTCGCCGGCGGTATCCCCGCAGGCCGCGAGGCCCTGCACGCCCTGTTTACGGCACACAAACTGGACGTCGACCTCCTGATGGTGCTGGCGGCCCTGGGCGCAGCCAGTATCGGGCAGACCGCAGACGGCGCCACGCTGCTGTTCCTGTTCTCCCTGAGTAACACCCTGCAGGACTGGGCCCTGGGCCGCACCTCCAGCGCCATTCAGAGCCTGATCACCCTGAATCCCGAAGGCGCCACCGTGCGCCGCGCCGGCACGGAACGCTGGTGCACGCTGGACGAGCTTCAGGTCGGTGACCTTCTCATCGTGAAACCCGGGGAGCGCGTCGCCGCGGACGCCCGGGTCACGCGGGGGCAGACGAGCGTGGACGAGAGTTCCATCACCGGGGAAAGCGTTCCTGTGGACAAGGCGCCCGGCTCGGCCCTGGCCAGCGGCACCGTGAACCTCAACGGCAGCGTGGAAGCCCAGGTGCTGCGTCCTGCGGGCGACAGCACCCTGGCGCGCCTGGTCGCGCTGATGGAACAGGCACAGACGCAGAAAAGCCGCACCGAGAGCATCACCGAACGCTGGGAGAGTCCATACGCGATGACCGTCCTGGCGCTCGTGCCGGCCGTTTTCGCCCTGTTGCACCTGGGGTTCGGGCTGAACGTCACTGAGGCGTGGGTCCGCGCCATGACCTTCATGGTGGTCGCGAGCCCCTGCGCCGTGGTGATCAGCACCCCGGCCGTCATGCTGTCCGCCATGGCCGCCGCGGCGCGCGCCGGCGTGTTGTTCAAGAGCAGCGCTGCTCTTGACGCCCTGGGTGGCGTGCAGACCATCGCGTTCGACAAGACCGGCACCCTCACGCAGGCCCGGATGACCCTCACCCACGTCACGGCGCCAGACAAACCGGCGGCCCTGGCCCTCGCCGCCGGTCTGGAAGTGCACAGTGAACACCCGATCGCGCAGGCCATCGTGACGGCCGCCCGCGAGCAGGGCCTGACTCCCGTGACCGTCACCGGCGCGCAGGCCGTGCCCGGGCAGGGCCTCGAGGCGCGCCTCCCGGGCGGACGGATCGTGTGGGCGGGGAACCTCCGGCTCGCGGCGCGGCACGGCGCGGCCCTCAGTGCCGCGCAACACACGGTGCTGGATGACCTCAGCCGCCAGGGCAGCAGCAGCGTGATCGTGGGTGCCGGCCAGGACGTGCTGGGCCTGATGGGCGTGGCCGACGCGCTTCGTCCCGGCAGTCGCGCCGCCCTGAACGCCCTGAAAGGCAGCGGCGTGGCGCACCGCGTGATGCTCACCGGGGACCGCGAGGAGGTGGCCCGCAGCGTGGCCGCGCAGGTGGGCCTGACCGAGTACCGCGCCGGCCTGCTGCCCGAAGACAAGCTGCGTCTCATTGCCGAGCTGCCCGGCCCGGTTGCCATGGTCGGCGACGGCGTGAACGACGCGCCCGCCCTGGCCCGCGCGGACCTGGGCATCGCGGTGGCCAGCGGCACGGACGTCGCTCTTGAGAGTGCGGACGTGATCCTGATGCGCAGCGACCTGAGCACGCTCGCCGGCGCCGTGCGGCTCGCGCGGGCCGCGCGGCGCACCGTGATCCTCAACCTGAGTTTCGCGTTCGCAGTCATTCTGCTTGTCGCGCCGCTCGCCGTGGCAGGCCGGATACCACTTCCCCTGGGCGTCCTGGCGCACGAGGGCGGCACGGTAATCGTGGTGCTCATGGGGCTGCGCCTGCTCCGCTTCCGGCTGTAG
- a CDS encoding MDR family MFS transporter yields MTTPTLTEGQKRLAFVGILTVLFLSSLNLTVVGSAMPRVISDLGGFHLYAWAFTAYSLATTVTIPIVGTISDRYGRRPLILAGIAVFTLGSVLLGFVQNMEQLIILRALQGVGGGTLMAMSFTAIADLFTPIERGRYQGYTGAVWGVSSVVGPLVGGFLTDHLGWRSVFFVNLPFALLATYFIWRFFRLPAPGAPGHFDAPGAALLGGAVTTLTLALSWGGGTYPWTGPTILGLLAATVILFGAYTRHSARQERPILDLRLLKDRGIAVASLAGFLTSAGMYAAILYLPLYMQGVRGSSASSSGMALAPLMFGMILTSTLSGQVVSRTGRYKRLILIGGLVSTVALLLATTLSTTTPLLLAVGLMILLGLGLGPVNSQLTLAVQNAARRDQLGSATSGNQFFRQIGGTLAVSLFGALVNAHLNGSLTASLPAQARTLPAALQSEIANPNLLTSPQATAQLGAGLTRVGDGNLLEPILNALRGAMAGAIDQVFLVAAVLMALAFLATLALPERPLAGLRTQPEKKSAPVAAD; encoded by the coding sequence ATGACCACCCCCACCCTCACCGAAGGCCAGAAACGCCTGGCCTTCGTCGGCATCCTGACCGTCCTGTTCCTCTCCAGCCTGAACCTCACCGTGGTCGGCAGCGCCATGCCCCGCGTGATCAGCGACCTCGGCGGCTTCCACCTGTACGCCTGGGCCTTCACCGCGTACTCGCTGGCGACCACCGTCACCATCCCCATCGTCGGGACCATCAGCGACCGCTACGGCCGCCGCCCCCTGATTCTCGCGGGCATCGCCGTATTCACGCTTGGCAGCGTCCTGCTGGGCTTCGTGCAGAACATGGAACAGCTGATCATCCTCCGGGCCCTGCAGGGCGTCGGGGGCGGCACGCTGATGGCCATGAGCTTCACCGCCATCGCCGATCTGTTCACCCCCATCGAACGTGGCCGCTACCAGGGCTACACCGGCGCCGTGTGGGGCGTCAGCAGCGTCGTAGGCCCCCTGGTCGGCGGTTTCCTGACCGACCACCTGGGCTGGCGCAGCGTGTTCTTCGTGAACCTGCCCTTCGCCCTGCTCGCCACGTACTTCATCTGGCGCTTCTTCCGCCTGCCGGCCCCCGGCGCACCAGGCCACTTCGACGCGCCTGGCGCCGCCCTGCTGGGCGGGGCCGTGACCACCCTCACCCTCGCACTCTCCTGGGGCGGCGGCACGTACCCCTGGACCGGCCCCACCATCCTGGGCCTCCTGGCCGCCACCGTGATCCTGTTCGGCGCCTACACGAGGCACAGCGCGCGGCAGGAGCGGCCCATCCTGGACCTGCGCCTCCTGAAAGACCGCGGTATTGCCGTCGCGTCCCTGGCGGGGTTCCTCACGAGCGCCGGCATGTACGCCGCAATCCTGTACCTCCCGCTGTACATGCAGGGCGTGCGCGGCTCCAGCGCCAGCAGCAGCGGCATGGCGCTCGCCCCACTGATGTTCGGCATGATTCTCACCAGCACCCTCTCCGGACAGGTCGTCAGCCGCACCGGCCGCTACAAGCGCCTGATCCTGATCGGCGGCCTCGTGTCCACCGTCGCGCTGCTGCTCGCCACCACCCTGAGCACCACCACGCCCCTGCTGCTCGCCGTGGGCCTCATGATCCTGCTGGGCCTGGGCCTGGGCCCCGTGAACAGCCAGCTGACCCTGGCCGTGCAGAACGCCGCGCGGCGCGACCAGCTGGGCAGCGCCACCAGCGGCAACCAGTTCTTCCGGCAGATCGGCGGAACCCTGGCCGTGAGCCTCTTCGGCGCGCTCGTGAACGCCCACCTGAACGGCAGCCTCACCGCCAGCCTCCCCGCGCAGGCCCGCACGCTGCCCGCCGCCCTGCAGAGCGAGATCGCCAACCCGAACCTGCTGACCAGCCCGCAGGCCACTGCGCAGCTGGGCGCGGGGCTCACCCGCGTGGGCGACGGCAACCTCCTGGAGCCCATCCTCAACGCCCTGCGCGGCGCGATGGCCGGCGCGATCGACCAGGTGTTCCTGGTGGCCGCCGTGCTCATGGCCCTGGCCTTCCTCGCCACCCTCGCCCTGCCCGAACGGCCCCTGGCAGGCCTGCGCACCCAGCCGGAGAAGAAAAGCGCCCCGGTCGCTGCCGACTGA
- a CDS encoding NUDIX domain-containing protein yields MTFHLVAWLVAQDGAGRVLLGRRSGSAYGEGLWGLPGGHVEPGESLAQAAAREALEEVGLSVEPAALVALGACRYDLSGAQGLDVFFLARAWAGEAQPLDKTSEVAWCAPDALPDDVLPWVPGILNTHLRGGVRLSELLDGWEALKAVPFA; encoded by the coding sequence GTGACGTTTCATCTGGTGGCGTGGCTGGTGGCGCAGGACGGCGCAGGGCGGGTGCTGCTGGGGCGGCGTAGCGGCTCCGCGTACGGGGAGGGCCTGTGGGGGTTGCCGGGCGGGCACGTGGAGCCGGGGGAGTCGCTGGCCCAGGCGGCGGCGCGCGAGGCGCTGGAGGAGGTGGGCCTGAGCGTGGAGCCGGCGGCCCTGGTCGCTCTGGGGGCCTGCAGGTACGACCTGAGCGGCGCACAGGGGCTGGATGTGTTTTTCCTCGCGCGGGCGTGGGCAGGCGAGGCGCAGCCGCTCGACAAAACCTCCGAGGTGGCGTGGTGTGCGCCAGACGCCCTGCCGGACGACGTGCTGCCGTGGGTGCCGGGCATTCTGAACACCCACCTGCGCGGCGGGGTCCGCCTGTCGGAACTGCTGGACGGCTGGGAGGCCCTGAAGGCCGTGCCGTTCGCCTGA
- the rnpA gene encoding ribonuclease P protein component, giving the protein MALDSLRGDREFRKVRAHGVAVRNPLFTLRVTEYRPRHGEPWRPRAIIGIVISKKTLRRAVDRNRARRRVREALRTLPGGLPTCRAILLPNPAVLTAPFPDLQAALQQALSRAPTRGGRGGGNPGRAARVPAAVPKPSPSPLDSQEPDPAEGGNA; this is encoded by the coding sequence GTGGCGCTGGACTCGTTACGGGGCGACCGTGAGTTCCGCAAGGTCCGCGCGCACGGTGTGGCTGTCCGCAACCCACTGTTCACGCTGCGCGTCACCGAGTACCGCCCGCGGCACGGCGAACCCTGGCGCCCACGCGCCATCATCGGCATCGTGATCAGCAAGAAAACCCTGCGGCGCGCCGTAGACCGCAACCGCGCCCGGCGCCGCGTGCGCGAGGCGCTGCGCACCCTGCCCGGCGGCCTGCCCACCTGCCGCGCCATTCTGCTGCCGAACCCGGCCGTGCTCACGGCCCCCTTCCCGGACCTGCAGGCGGCCCTGCAGCAGGCCCTGAGCCGCGCGCCCACCCGCGGCGGCCGGGGCGGCGGGAACCCCGGCCGGGCCGCGCGCGTACCTGCTGCTGTGCCCAAGCCCTCGCCCAGCCCGCTAGACTCGCAGGAACCCGATCCGGCAGAGGGGGGAAACGCGTGA
- a CDS encoding thiamine ABC transporter substrate-binding protein produces MRTTVLTALLLGSAAHAQTTLTVITHDSFGVDKKLIATFEAQNKVRVRFIKGGDAGELLNRLILTRRAPIADVVYGLDNSLLPRAAQAGILQAYRSPALSRVPAALQLDDAGLLNTVDYGFVALNYDRAWFEKSGVPLPKSLDDLKTPTYAKLTVVQSPATSSPGLAFLLATVNHYGEAGAWQWWRDARAGGMKVTRGWSDAYYKDFTRNGGKYPIVLSYASSPAAEVFYADGFTPDKLPAQAPTGNLFLPGSTFTQLEGVGILKGTRQGALARKFVDFMLSGPVQADIPTRMWIYPAVKGTPLNPVFTFAQEPQGTAVKADLTRNPQRLVDAWITQVLRAR; encoded by the coding sequence ATGCGCACAACCGTACTGACCGCCCTGCTCCTCGGGAGCGCCGCCCACGCCCAGACCACCCTGACCGTCATCACGCATGACTCCTTCGGCGTGGACAAGAAACTCATCGCCACGTTCGAAGCGCAGAACAAGGTCCGGGTGCGCTTCATCAAGGGCGGCGACGCCGGCGAACTCCTGAACCGCCTGATCCTCACCCGCCGCGCGCCCATCGCGGACGTCGTGTACGGCCTGGACAACAGCCTGCTGCCCCGCGCCGCGCAGGCCGGCATTCTGCAGGCGTACCGCAGCCCCGCGCTGAGCCGCGTGCCAGCCGCGCTGCAACTGGACGACGCGGGCCTGCTGAACACCGTGGATTACGGCTTCGTGGCCCTGAACTACGACCGCGCGTGGTTCGAGAAGAGCGGCGTGCCGCTGCCAAAAAGCCTGGATGACCTGAAGACCCCCACGTACGCGAAACTCACGGTGGTCCAGAGTCCCGCCACCAGCAGCCCCGGCCTGGCCTTCCTGCTCGCCACCGTGAACCACTACGGCGAGGCCGGCGCCTGGCAATGGTGGCGCGACGCCCGGGCCGGGGGCATGAAGGTCACGCGCGGCTGGAGTGACGCGTACTACAAGGACTTCACCCGCAACGGCGGGAAGTACCCCATCGTGCTCAGTTACGCCAGCAGCCCCGCCGCGGAAGTGTTCTACGCCGACGGCTTCACGCCCGACAAACTCCCCGCGCAGGCGCCCACCGGCAACCTCTTCCTGCCCGGCAGCACCTTCACGCAGCTTGAAGGCGTCGGCATCCTCAAAGGCACCCGCCAGGGCGCGCTGGCCCGCAAATTCGTGGATTTCATGCTCAGCGGCCCCGTGCAGGCCGACATCCCCACCCGCATGTGGATCTACCCGGCAGTGAAGGGCACGCCCCTGAACCCGGTGTTTACATTCGCGCAGGAACCCCAGGGCACAGCAGTGAAGGCCGACCTGACGCGCAACCCCCAGCGGCTCGTGGACGCCTGGATCACGCAGGTTCTGCGCGCCCGGTAA